In one Mustela lutreola isolate mMusLut2 chromosome 8, mMusLut2.pri, whole genome shotgun sequence genomic region, the following are encoded:
- the SBF1 gene encoding myotubularin-related protein 5 isoform X2, whose amino-acid sequence MARLADYFVLVAFGPHPRGSGEGQGQILQRFPEKDWEDNPFPQGIELFCQPSGWQLCPERNPPTFFVAVLTDINSERHYCACLTFWEPAEPTQEAVCTEDVDEAGPAQLSPATPGPPGQLFAPKTLVLVSRLDHAEVFRNSLGLIYTIHVEGLNVGLENVIGNLLTCVIPLAGGSQRTISLGAGDRQVIQTPLADSLPVSRCSVALLFRQLGITNVLSLFCAALTEHKVLFLSRSYQRLSDACRGLLALLFPLRYSFTYVPILPAQLLEVLSTPTPFIIGVNAAFQAETQELLDVIIADLDGGTVTVPECVHVPPLPEPLQSQTHSVLSMVLDPELELADLAFPPPSTNASSLKMQDKELRAVFLRLFAQLLQGYRWCLHMVRIHPEPVIRFHKAAFLGQRGLVEDDFLMKVLEGMAFAGFVSERGVPYRATDLFDELVAHEVARMRADENHPQRVLRHVRELAEQLYKNENPYPAVAMHKVQRPGEASHLRRAPRPFPRLDDGMVQWIVDQATAKMQGAPPAVKAERRTTVPSGPPMTAILERSSGLHGNSARRLEVVRNCISYVFEGKMLEAKKLLPAVLRALKGRAARRCLTQELHLHVQQNRAVLDHQQFDFVVRMMNCCLQDCTSLDEHGIAAALLPLVTAFCRKLSPGVTQFAYSCVQEHVVWSTPQFWEAMFYGDVQTHIRALYLEPAEDRDHVQVGDVSVPEDERSALDVASEQRRLWPTLSREKQQELVQKEESTVFSQAIHYANRMSYLLLPLDSSRSRLLRERAGLGDLESASNSLVTNSMAGSVAESYDTESGFEDAETCDVAGAVVRFINRFVDKVCTESGVTSDHLKGLHVMVPDIVQMHIETLEAVHRESKRLPPIQKPKLLRPRLLPGEECVLDGLRVYLLPDGREEGVGGSGGGPALLPAEGAVFLTTYRVIFTGMPTDPLVGEQVVVRSFPVAALTKEKRISVQTPVDQLLQDGLQLRSCTFQLLKMAFDEEVGSDSAELFRKQLHKLRYPLDIRDTFAFSLGSTHTPGRPPRATKDKGPSLKTLSRNLVKNAKKTIGRQYVTRKKYSPPSWEHRGQPPPEDQEDEISVSEELEPSTLTPSSALKPSDRMTMSSLVERACCRDYQRLGLGTLSSSLSRAKSEPFRISPVNRMYAICRSYPGLLIVPQSVQDNALQRVSRCYRQNRFPVVCWRSGRSKAVLLRSGGLHGKGVVGLFKAQNAPSPGQSQADSSSLEQEKYLQAVVSSMPRFADASGRNTLSGFSSAHVGSHVPSPRARVTTLSNPMAASASRRTAPRGKWSSVRASGRSGGLGVDVGSRLAGRDMLSPPQANGAPPDPGFLQPQRAALYIIGDKAQLKGVRPDPLQQWELVPIEVFEARQVKASFKKLLKACVPGCPAAEPGPASFLRSLEDSEWLIQIHKLLQVSVLVVELLDSGSSVLVSLEDGWDITTQVVSLVQVLSDPFYRTLEGFRLLVEKEWLSFGHRFSHRGAHTLAGQSSGFTPVFLQFLDCVHQVHLQFPMEFEFSPFYLKFLGYHHASRRFRTFLLDSDYERIELGLLYEEKGERRGQQACRSVWEYVDRLSKRTPVFYNYMYAPEDAEVLRPYSNVSNLKVWDFYTEETLAEGPPYDWELAQGPPEPPEEERPDGGAPQSRRRVVWPCYDSRPRAQPDAISRLLEELQRLETELGRPPERWKDTWDRVKAAQRLEARADGRGTPSSLLVSSVPHHRRSLGVYLQEGPVGSTLSLSLDSDQSSGSTASSSRQAARRSTSTLYSQFQTAESENRSYEGTLYKKGAFMKPWKARWFVLDKTKHQLRYYDHRVDTECKGVIDLAEVEAVAPGTPTMGAPKTVDEKAFFDVKTTRRVYNFCAQDVPSAQQWVDQIQSCLSDA is encoded by the exons ATGGCGCGGCTCGCGGACTACTTCGTGCTGGTGGCGTTCGGGCCGCACCCGCGCG GGAGTGGGGAAGGCCAGGGCCAGATCCTGCAGCGCTTCCCAGAGAAGGACTGGGAAGACAACCCGTTCCCCCAGGGCATCGAGCTG TTTTGTCAGCCCAGCGGGTGGCAGCTGTGTCCTGAGAGGAACCCACCCACCTTCTTCGTCGCTGTCCTCACTGACATCAACTCTGAGCGGCACTACTGCGCCTGCTTGACCTTCTGGGAGCCGGCAGAGCCCACACAG GAAGCGGTGTGCACTGAGGACGTGGACGAGGCGGGCCCTGCACAGCTGTCTCCTGCGACACCTGGCCCGCCTGGCCAGCTGTTCGCGCCAAAGACACTGGTGCTGGTGTCTCGACTGGACCACGCGGAGGTGTTCAGG AACAGCCTGGGTCTCATTTACACCATCCACGTGGAGGGCCTGAACGTGGGCCTGGAGAATGTGATCGGGAACCTGCTCACGTGCGTCATCCCCCTGGCGGGGGGCTCCCAG AGAACCATCTCTTTGGGGGCTGGTGACCGGCAGGTCATCCAGACCCCACTCGCCGACTCGTTGCCCGTCAGCCGCTGCAGTGTCGCCCTGCTCTTCCGCCAGCTGG GCATCACCAACGTGCTGTCGCTGTTCTGCGCTGCGCTCACGGAGCACAAGGTGCTCTTCCTGTCCCGAAGCTACCAGCGGCTCTCAGACGCCTGCCGGGGCCTCCTGGCGCTGCTGTTCCCTCTCCGATACAG CTTCACCTACGTGCCCATCCTGCCGGCACAGCTCCTGGAGGTCCTCAGCACCCCCACGCCCTTCATCATCGGTGTCAACGCGGCCTTCCAGGCGGAGACCCAAGAGCTG CTGGACGTGATCATTGCCGATCTCGATGGAGGCACTGTGACGGTCCCCGAGTGTGTGCACGTCCCGCCCCTGCCGGAGCCGCTGCAGAGTCAGACTCACAGTGTGTTGAGCATG GTCCTGGATCCAGAGCTGGAGTTGGCGGATCTTGCCTTCCCACCGCCTTCGACGAACGCTTCCTCCCTGAAGATGCAG GACAAGGAGCTGCGTGCTGTCTTCTTGAGACTCTTCGCTCAGCTGCTGCAGGGCTACCGCTGGTGTCTGCACATGGTCCGCATCCACCCGGAGCCCGTCATCCGCTTTCATAAG GCAGCCTTCCTGGGCCAGCGTGGGCTGGTGGAGGACGACTTCCTGATGAAGGTGCTGGAGGGCATGGCCTTCGCAGGCTTCGTGTCGGAGCGTGGGGTCCCCTACCGTGCCACGGACCTGTTCGACGAG CTGGTGGCCCATGAGGTGGCGCGGATGCGGGCAGATGAGAACCACCCCCAGCGTGTCCTGCGTCACGTCAGAGAACTGGCAGAGCAGCTTTACAAGAAC GAGAACCCATACCCCGCCGTGGCTATGCACAAAGTGCAGAGGCCGGGGGAAGCCAGCCACCTGCGGCGGgcgccccgccccttcccccggCTGGACGACGGCATGGTGCAGTGGATCGTGGACCAGGCGACAGCCAAGATGCAGGGCGCGCCCCCGGCCGTGAAGGCTGAGAGGAGGACCACTGTGCCCTCGGGGCCCCCCATGA CCGCCATCCTGGAGCGGAGCAGCGGGCTCCACGGCAACAGCGCGCGCCGGCTGGAGGTGGTTCGAAACTGCATCTCCTACGTGTTTGAGGGGAAAATGCTTGAGGCCAAGAAG CTGCTCCCAGCTGTGCTGAGGGCCCTGAAGGGGCGCGCGGCCCGCCGTTGCCTCACCCAGGAGCTGCACCTGCACGTACAGCAGAACCGGGCGGTGCTGGACCACCAACAGTTCGATTTCGTCGTCCGCATGATGAACTGCTGCCTGCAG GACTGCACCTCCCTGGACGAGCACGGCATCGCGGCTGCTCTGCTGCCCCTGGTCACGGCCTTCTGCCGG AAGCTGAGCCCAGGAGTGACCCAGTTTGCATACAGCTGCGTGCAAGAGCACGTGGTGTGGAGCACGCCGCAGTTCTGGGAGGCCATGTTCTACGGGGACGTGCAGACCCACATCCGCGCCCTCTACCTGGAGCCTGCTGAGGACCGAGACCACGTGCAG GTGGGGGATGTGTCGGTGCCAGAGGACGAGCGTTCTGCCCTGGACGTGGCATCTGAGCAGCGGCGCCTGTGGCCCACCCTGAGCCGTGAGAAGCAGCAGGAGCTGGTGCAGAAGGAGGAGAGCACAGTGTTCAGCCAGGCCATCCACTACGCCAACCGCATGAGCTACCTGCTCCTGCCCCTGGACAGCAGCCGCAGCCGCCTCCTGCGGGAGCGCGCAGGGCTGGGCGACCTCGAGAGCGCCAGCAACAGCCTGGTCACCAACAG CATGGCGGGCAGCGTGGCAGAGAGCTACGACACAGAGAGCGGCTTTGAGGACGCAGAGACCTGCGATGTGGCTGGGGCCGTGGTCCGCTTCATTAACCGCTTTGTGGATAAGGTCTGCACAGAGAGTGGGGTCACCAGCGACCACCTCAAGGGGCTGCATGTCATGGTGCCAG ACATTGTCCAGATGCACATCGAGACTCTGGAGGCCGTGCACCGGGAGAGCAAGAGGCTGCCCCCCATCCAGAAG CCCAAACTGCTGCGGCCACGCCTGCTGCCCGGCGAGGAATGCGTGCTGGACGGCCTGCGCGTCTACCTGCTGCCAGATGGCcgtgaggagggggtggggggcagcggcGGCGGCCCCGCACTGCTCCCAGCTGAGGGCGCCGTCTTCCTTACCACGTACCGGGTGATCTTCACGGGGATGCCCACCGACCCCCTGG TCGGGGAACAGGTGGTGGTGCGTTCCTTCCCGGTGGCCGCGCTGACCAAGGAGAAGCGCATCAGCGTGCAGACACCTGTGGACCAGCTCCTGCAGGACGGGCTGCAGCTGCGCTCCTGCACGTTCCAG TTGCTGAAGATGGCCTTTGACGAGGAGGTGGGGTCCGACAGCGCTGAGCTCTTCCGCAAGCAGCTGCACAAGCTGCGGTACCCGCTGGACATCAGGGACACCTTCGCCTTCTCCCTGGGCTCCACGCATACGCCCGGCCGGCCACCCCGCGCCACCAAGGACAAGGGCCCTTCCCTCAA GACCCTGTCCCGGAATCTTGTGAAGAACGCCAAGAAAACCATCGGGCGGCAGTACGTCACCCGGAAGAAGTACAGCCCTCCCAGCTGGGAGCACCGGGGCCAGCCTCCTCCTGAGGACCAGGAGGACGAGATCTCAG TGTCGGAGGAGCTGGAGCCCAGCACGCTGACCCCTTCCTCGGCCCTGAAGCCCTCCGATCGCATGACCATGAGCAGCCTGGTGGAGCGGGCATGCTGCCGGGACTACCAGCGCCTGGGGCTGGGTACGCTGAGCAGCAGCCTGAGCCGAGCCAAGTCCGAGCCCTTCCGCATCTCCCCAGTCAACCGCATGTACGCCATCTGTCGCAG CTACCCGGGGCTGCTGATCGTCCCGCAGAGCGTCCAGGACAACGCCCTGCAGCGCGTCTCCCGCTGCTACCGCCAGAACCGCTTCCCCGTGGTGTGCTGGCGCAGTGGGCGCTCCAAGGCCGTGCTGCTGCGCTCCGGCGGCCTGCACGGCAAGGGCGTCGTCGGCCTCTTCAAGGCCCAGAATGCGCCTTCCCCAG GCCAGTCCCAGGCGGACTCAAGCAGCCTAGAGCAGGAGAAGTACCTGCAGGCCGTGGTGAGCTCCATGCCCCGCTTCGCGGACGCATCCGGGCGGAACACGCTCAGCGGCTTCTCCTCCGCCCACGTGGGCAGCCACG TGCCCAGCCCCAGAGCCAGGGTCACCACGCTGTCCAACCCCATGGCGGCCTCGGCCTCCAGACGGACCGCTCCCCGAG GGAAATGGAGCAGTGTCCGGGCCAGTGGGCGCAGCGGTGGGCTTGGCGTTGATGTGGGCTCCCGGCTGGCAGGCAGAGACATGCTGAGCCCGCCCCAGGCTAACGGGGCCCCCCCTGACCCAGGCTTCTTGCAGCCCCAGCGCGCAGCCCTCTACATCATTGGGGACAAAGCTCAGCTCAAG GGTGTGCGGCCAGACCCCCTGCAGCAGTGGGAGCTGGTGCCCATCGAGGTGTTCGAGGCACGGCAGGTGAAGGCCAGCTTCAAAAAGCTGCTGAAGGCGTGTGTCCCAGGCTGCCCTGCCGCTGAGCCCggccctgcctccttcctgcgCTCGCTGGAGGACTCAGAGTGGCTGATCCAG ATCCACAAGCTGCTACAGGTGTCGGTGCTGGTGGTGGAGCTGCTGGACTCGGGCTCATCCGTCCTGGTGAGCCTGGAGGACGGCTGGGACATCACCACCCAG GTGGTGTCTCTGGTGCAGGTGCTGTCCGACCCTTTCTACCGCACGCTGGAGGGCTTCCGGCTGCTGGTGGAGAAGGAGTGGCTGTCCTTTGGCCATCGCTTCAGCCACCGCGGGGCCCACACACTGGCTGGGCAGAGCAGCGGCTTCACGCCCGTCTTCCTGCAGTTCCTGGACTGTGTGCACCAG GTCCACCTGCAGTTCCCCATGGAGTTCGAGTTCAGCCCCTTCTACCTCAAGTTCCTTGGCTACCACCACGCGTCCCGCCGCTTCCGGACCTTTCTGCTCGACTCGGACTATGAGCGCATTGAGCTGG GGCTCCTGTACGAGGAGAAGGGGGAGCGCCGGGGCCAGCAGGCGTGCCGGTCCGTGTGGGAGTACGTGGACCGACTGAGCAAGAGGACGCCCGTGTTCTACAACTACATGTACGCGCCCGAGGATGCGGAG GTCCTGCGGCCCTACAGCAACGTGTCCAACCTGAAGGTGTGGGACTTTTACACCGAGGAGACGCTGGCCGAGGGTCCTCCCTATGACTGGGAGCTGGCCCAGGGGCCCCCCGAGCCCCCAGAGGAAGAGCGGCCTGATGGGGGTGCGCCCCAGAGCAGGCGCCGAGTGGTATGGCCGTGCTATGACAGCCGCCCCCGAGCCCAGCCAGACGCCATCTCACGCCTGCTGGAG GAGCTACAGCGGTTGGAGACAGAGCTGGGGCGACCCCCGGAGCGTTGGAAGGACACCTGGGATCGGGTGAAGGCAGCACAGCGCCTGGAGGCCCGGGCAGATGGACGT GgcacccccagctccctgctggtGTCCAGCGTGCCCCACCACCGCCGCTCGCTAGGCGTGTACCTGCAGGAGGGGCCTgtgggctccactctgagcctcagcctGGACAGCGACCAGAGCAGTGGCTCAACCGCGTCCAGTTCCCGGCAGGCAGCGCGCCGCAGCACCAGCACCTTGTACAGCCAGTTCCAGACGGCCGAGAGTGAGAACAG GTCGTACGAGGGCACCCTGTACAAGAAGGGAGCCTTCATGAAGCCCTGGAAGGCCCGCTGGTTCGTGCTGGACAAGACCAAGCACCAG CTGCGCTACTACGACCACCGTGTGGATACGGAATGTAAGGGCGTCATCGACCTGGCCGAAGTGGAGGCCGTGGCCCCTGGCACTCCCACCATGGGTGCCCCCAAGACCGTGGATGAAAAGGCCTTCTTTGAC GTGAAGACGACGCGTCGCGTTTACAACTTCTGTGCCCAGGACGTGCCCTCAGCCCAGCAGTGGGTGGACCAGATCCAGAGCTGCCTGTCGGACGCCTGA